Part of the Pedobacter sp. MC2016-14 genome is shown below.
GTTTCTTTTTCATGTGCCTTTGCAAGGCCGACCCTGCATAATGCGGGTGCCGGCGCAATTCATTTACATTGAGGCGGAGTGCCTGGCCGTTACGCCAAATGTATTTGCCTGCGGTAAGTACTTTTCCATTGATGGCATGGGTAATGCTGCTGTCATCAACTCCTGTTTCAATACCTGCTAAATAGGCATTCTTGAATGATTTGATCCATCTGCCATCCAAATCATACTGAGAAATAGTGGTGTCAGATTTGATTCTTGGATTTACTTTAATTTTCTTTTTGATTTCTTTGCTCCAGATGAAGCCGCCGTAGGTTAAGCCCTCACCACGAATTACTTTTCTTATACCTTGATAATGAAAGCCTACCGCCTTACCTGCCGTTTTTGTATTGGTGTAGGTGTTCAATAGATTTCCTTCAAGGTCATACTGCCCAACAGTGTGTTGTTTTCCGGCAAGGGGAGAACTTGGATGCCAGCGCTCTTTTAATAAAGGAGTAAGGTCAATACTTGGCTCTGCGCCTCGCCTCCAGATATAACCGCATGCAGTAAGTGCTTTTTTGCCCTGGGCTGCGTAGGTAATAAATTGTTGTGAACTGTTCATTGCCTCTGCGGCAATTCTAGCGTTGGGATAAGTTTCTAGTAGGTCTCCACTTAGGTTGTACCGGCTAATAGTTGCAATTAACTTTTTACGTTCTATCATAGCATTTATCCGATTGAGATTGCGAATTTAAACATATGTATTTGGTGAATATTTACATCAATAACTCAAACACACGAAGAATATTATGTGTTTATGAATATTAATTATAAATATATTGATATTTTATATTAAAAAGACCTTTTTAGCAAAATTTATCTCCTTTGAGCTCTGTTTTAAAGTTTGTATCCTAAAGCCTGGGCTGATGTTTGCATGATTGGCAGCATCGGAAACCGTAGTCTGTTTAATTTTATATGTGCCAAAATTAAGCTCGTTGAATTGTACCTTCATCCAGCGGGAAATATTTAAGATCACCTATTTAATTAAGGTTTTCAGTTGTTCAGGAAAACAATGTTGATTTCTAGCTTTTTGAATGGTTTTTTAATTGAGTTCTTTAATAGAGAATTCTATAGGTGGAATTATTGTTAATTAGAAAAGCCCATCCTTTGGGAGATGGGCCTTCCTATTCTTAACAGTGAGCTTGTTATTTGTTGTTCAGAAACACAAACTTATGGTCAAACATGTCTAATTTAATTTTGCTTTCCTTGTCAATTTTATCGGCCAGGATCTCTTTAGACAACTCATTGAGGATGCGTTTTTGAATAACCCGTTTTAAAGGCCTTGCTCCAAACTGAGGGTCGAAACCAAGTTCGGCAAGCCAGTCTAAAGCTTCTGTGGTGGCCTCCATTTCTATGCCCATATCTGCAAGGGTTTGCTGTACTTGTTTAAACTGCAACTCAACAATGTTCCTCACTTCAGAACGGTTGAGTGGTGTAAACATGATCAGCTCATCTATACGGTTTAAAAACTCAGGTCTGATGGTTTGTTTCAACAATTCAAACAGCTCATTTTTAGTTTTAGCAATTACTTCATCTCTATTGTGCTCATCCAGCAACTTAAAGTTATCCTGAATCATGTGTGCACCAATATTGGAAGTCATGATGATGATGGTGTTCTTAAAATTCACCGTACGACCTTTGTTATCAGTTAAACGTCCATCATCCAGCACCTGCAGCAATATGTTAAATACATCTGGATGGGCTTTTTCAATTTCATCCAGCAATACTACAGAGTAGGGTCTGCGGCGTACGGCCTCAGTAAGTTGACCACCTTCATCGTATCCTACGTATCCTGGAGGCGCTCCAATTAACCTGGATACTGCATGCCTTTCCTGGTATTCGCTCATGTCTATCCGGGTAAGTGCGTTTTCATCATTGAACAGGAACTCTGCCAGGGCCTTAGCAAGCTCGGTTTTACCTACGCCCGTTGTGCCCAGAAAGATAAAGGAGCCAATAGGTTTGCGTTTATCCTGCAAGCCTGCTCTTGACCGGCGGATAGCGTCAGAAATGGCTTCAATGGCTTCATCCTGACCTGCTACACGTTTGTGCAGTTCATCTTCCAAATGCAGCAATTTTTCACGCT
Proteins encoded:
- a CDS encoding NUMOD1 domain-containing DNA-binding protein; the protein is MIERKKLIATISRYNLSGDLLETYPNARIAAEAMNSSQQFITYAAQGKKALTACGYIWRRGAEPSIDLTPLLKERWHPSSPLAGKQHTVGQYDLEGNLLNTYTNTKTAGKAVGFHYQGIRKVIRGEGLTYGGFIWSKEIKKKIKVNPRIKSDTTISQYDLDGRWIKSFKNAYLAGIETGVDDSSITHAINGKVLTAGKYIWRNGQALRLNVNELRRHPHYAGSALQRHMKKKRELVTSLV